A stretch of DNA from Rhodococcus sp. NBC_00297:
CGACGGAAGCAGGACGTGGGAGACGTACTTCAGGGGGCAGACGTCCTGGATCACCAGGTTCGACGCCCCGGCCAACGCGCCGGCGGCCGGGGCCGGTCGCACCAGCTCGTCGAATGCCGTCGAGATCGTGGTGGCCGACGTACCCGCCGGGAACGGCGTCGACGTCAGTGCGGCCATGAAGTCGGACCCCTCGGAGAACTGCCAGACGGGGGCCGCACAGCCGCCCAGCGCCGCGCACACCGCATCGGTGTCCTGCGGAGCACCCACCGGAGCGAGCCCGACCACGTCGTCCACCACCGCGGCGACCTCGGGATCGGACTTCACCGCCCACGCGGCGAGAGTTCCGCCCTGGCTGTGGCCGACCAGATCGACCGGGCCACCGCGGGTGCTCGCGGTGCGCAGCACGGCGTCCACGACGAAGCGGGTGCTGATCTGCACGTCGACCGTCGCGCGCCGAGGCAGTTCCACCGTGCAGAACGGTCGACCGGTCTGCGTGAGCCACGGTTCGAGCACCGCGCCGAAGTCCTCGACACTGTTCGTCCAGGTGCCGTGCACCAACACCACAGGGTCCTCCGCCGCACCCGCGACGTCGCCGCTGCACGCGTAGGTGGAGCCGACGGCCGGGTCGGCGGGCGCTGCGACCGCCGTGACGGCGCTGACCACCACCGTCGCCGCCACCGCGGTCAGGACCAACCCGACCCGCACCGGTAGCGCGAACAACGACCCTGCATTCCACCCTGACGATCCTGATCCCGACGACCCCATGCCGCATCACCCCCGACGGGGAAGCTACCGCCCGCCGGAGGTGGTGCCGCACGGAAAACGGACATTCGGCACGCCTCGAGTGAATGTCACCAGCGCGCCGCGTGCATCACAGGACGAACAACATCTCCTGGTAGGTCGGCAGCGGCCACAGGTCGTCGGCGACGATGTCCTCGAGCTGATCGGCCGCCGCCCGCACCTCCGCCATGGCCGGAAGGAGTGCGTCCCTGGCGTGGGTGGCCTCGCCGAGCGCGTCGTGCCCGGTGTCGGCGTCCAGCGCGCCCTTCAGCGTCGCCAGCCCGGCCCGCAGAGCCGCGAGCGGCACGGACAC
This window harbors:
- a CDS encoding esterase/lipase family protein; protein product: MFALPVRVGLVLTAVAATVVVSAVTAVAAPADPAVGSTYACSGDVAGAAEDPVVLVHGTWTNSVEDFGAVLEPWLTQTGRPFCTVELPRRATVDVQISTRFVVDAVLRTASTRGGPVDLVGHSQGGTLAAWAVKSDPEVAAVVDDVVGLAPVGAPQDTDAVCAALGGCAAPVWQFSEGSDFMAALTSTPFPAGTSATTISTAFDELVRPAPAAGALAGASNLVIQDVCPLKYVSHVLLPSDATAIAMLADALDNDGPAVESRVGTQSCLQLTPPGTDPLGPLRTAPTAIAGLVDAQIQTQVLPAEPAYTGP